The proteins below come from a single Myxocyprinus asiaticus isolate MX2 ecotype Aquarium Trade chromosome 28, UBuf_Myxa_2, whole genome shotgun sequence genomic window:
- the LOC127419008 gene encoding hereditary hemochromatosis protein homolog isoform X1 gives MSTGVVQFLLVSSVVALHTQYSGDHRLVIYVTFAPGLEYLPTYSSYGMLDDYRVFTYDSVSDVFSHPFGQQESLSTVWRDLRDCTHFKTGYFNLFSRYANATLGLKGPLLQLMYGCQLSHNGTSSGLYHFSVNGEYSLSMDMDNPLWYSYLPQDLDIKNILDRFELWNHNNLIYIHRVCVPRLKMFYKHSKAIIDQKVRPEATIRRQRTSALICVVTGFYPKEITVEWIIDGKKPLDGTSTGLLPNHDQTYQVQMSIELSDATHNYSCQIEHSSLQEPMVLTWDGSSGMANENSSKHIGLIAALIVVFIVIIVIFCFIMKRVI, from the exons ATGTCAACGGGAGTAGTACAG ttctTGTTGGTGTCCTCAGTGGTGGCTTTACACACTCAATATTCAG GGGATCACCGCTTAGTCATATATGTGACATTTGCTCCAGGACTTGAATATCTGCCGACATACTCTTCGTATGGCATGCTTGATGATTACAGAGTATTTACCTACGACAGCGTCTCTGATGTTTTCTCACATCCCTTTGGCCAACAGGAATCTCTCTCCACTGTCTGGAGAGATCTTAGGGATTGCACACATTTTAAAACTGGTTATTTCAACTTGTTTTCAAGATATGCAAATGCAACACTGGGGTTGAAAG GCCCACTTTTACAGTTAATGTATGGATGTCAGCTCAGCCATAATGGAACATCAAGTGGATTGTATCATTTTTCAGTCAATGGAGAGTACAGTCTGTCTATGGACATGGACAACCCCCTATGGTACTCATATTTGCCACAAGATCTGGACATTAAGAACATTCTTGACAGGTTTGAGCTCTGGAATCACAATAATCTTATATACATTCACCGTGTTTGTGTTCCTCGCCTCAAGATGTTCTACAAACACAGTAAAGCAATAATTGACCAAAAAG TTCGTCCAGAAGCTACGATCAGGCGCCAACGTACTAGTGCTCTCATCTGTGTTGTGACGGGGTTTTACCCTAAAGAAATCACTGTGGAGTGGATAATTGATGGAAAGAAACCCTTAGATGGGACATCAACAGGTCTCCTGCCAAATCATGACCAGACGTACCAAGTTCAAATGTCAATTGAGTTATCTGATGCTACACACAACTACTCCTGTCAAATAGAGCACAGCAGTCTTCAAGAGCCGATGGTCCTTACATGGG ATGGATCCTCAGGTATGGCCAATGAAAATTCTTCAAAGCACATTGGTTTGATTGCAGCACTTATTGTGGTGTTTATAGTAATAAtagttattttctgttttataatgaaacgtgtcatttaa
- the LOC127419008 gene encoding hereditary hemochromatosis protein homolog isoform X2, translated as MLFFLLFLLVSSVVALHTQYSGDHRLVIYVTFAPGLEYLPTYSSYGMLDDYRVFTYDSVSDVFSHPFGQQESLSTVWRDLRDCTHFKTGYFNLFSRYANATLGLKGPLLQLMYGCQLSHNGTSSGLYHFSVNGEYSLSMDMDNPLWYSYLPQDLDIKNILDRFELWNHNNLIYIHRVCVPRLKMFYKHSKAIIDQKVRPEATIRRQRTSALICVVTGFYPKEITVEWIIDGKKPLDGTSTGLLPNHDQTYQVQMSIELSDATHNYSCQIEHSSLQEPMVLTWDGSSGMANENSSKHIGLIAALIVVFIVIIVIFCFIMKRVI; from the exons ATGTTGTTTTTCCTCTTG ttctTGTTGGTGTCCTCAGTGGTGGCTTTACACACTCAATATTCAG GGGATCACCGCTTAGTCATATATGTGACATTTGCTCCAGGACTTGAATATCTGCCGACATACTCTTCGTATGGCATGCTTGATGATTACAGAGTATTTACCTACGACAGCGTCTCTGATGTTTTCTCACATCCCTTTGGCCAACAGGAATCTCTCTCCACTGTCTGGAGAGATCTTAGGGATTGCACACATTTTAAAACTGGTTATTTCAACTTGTTTTCAAGATATGCAAATGCAACACTGGGGTTGAAAG GCCCACTTTTACAGTTAATGTATGGATGTCAGCTCAGCCATAATGGAACATCAAGTGGATTGTATCATTTTTCAGTCAATGGAGAGTACAGTCTGTCTATGGACATGGACAACCCCCTATGGTACTCATATTTGCCACAAGATCTGGACATTAAGAACATTCTTGACAGGTTTGAGCTCTGGAATCACAATAATCTTATATACATTCACCGTGTTTGTGTTCCTCGCCTCAAGATGTTCTACAAACACAGTAAAGCAATAATTGACCAAAAAG TTCGTCCAGAAGCTACGATCAGGCGCCAACGTACTAGTGCTCTCATCTGTGTTGTGACGGGGTTTTACCCTAAAGAAATCACTGTGGAGTGGATAATTGATGGAAAGAAACCCTTAGATGGGACATCAACAGGTCTCCTGCCAAATCATGACCAGACGTACCAAGTTCAAATGTCAATTGAGTTATCTGATGCTACACACAACTACTCCTGTCAAATAGAGCACAGCAGTCTTCAAGAGCCGATGGTCCTTACATGGG ATGGATCCTCAGGTATGGCCAATGAAAATTCTTCAAAGCACATTGGTTTGATTGCAGCACTTATTGTGGTGTTTATAGTAATAAtagttattttctgttttataatgaaacgtgtcatttaa
- the LOC127419008 gene encoding hereditary hemochromatosis protein homolog isoform X3 yields MSTGVVQFLLVSSVVALHTQYSGDHRLVIYVTFAPGLEYLPTYSSYGMLDDYRVFTYDSVSDVFSHPFGQQESLSTVWRDLRDCTHFKTGYFNLFSRYANATLGLKVNGEYSLSMDMDNPLWYSYLPQDLDIKNILDRFELWNHNNLIYIHRVCVPRLKMFYKHSKAIIDQKVRPEATIRRQRTSALICVVTGFYPKEITVEWIIDGKKPLDGTSTGLLPNHDQTYQVQMSIELSDATHNYSCQIEHSSLQEPMVLTWDGSSGMANENSSKHIGLIAALIVVFIVIIVIFCFIMKRVI; encoded by the exons ATGTCAACGGGAGTAGTACAG ttctTGTTGGTGTCCTCAGTGGTGGCTTTACACACTCAATATTCAG GGGATCACCGCTTAGTCATATATGTGACATTTGCTCCAGGACTTGAATATCTGCCGACATACTCTTCGTATGGCATGCTTGATGATTACAGAGTATTTACCTACGACAGCGTCTCTGATGTTTTCTCACATCCCTTTGGCCAACAGGAATCTCTCTCCACTGTCTGGAGAGATCTTAGGGATTGCACACATTTTAAAACTGGTTATTTCAACTTGTTTTCAAGATATGCAAATGCAACACTGGGGTTGAAAG TCAATGGAGAGTACAGTCTGTCTATGGACATGGACAACCCCCTATGGTACTCATATTTGCCACAAGATCTGGACATTAAGAACATTCTTGACAGGTTTGAGCTCTGGAATCACAATAATCTTATATACATTCACCGTGTTTGTGTTCCTCGCCTCAAGATGTTCTACAAACACAGTAAAGCAATAATTGACCAAAAAG TTCGTCCAGAAGCTACGATCAGGCGCCAACGTACTAGTGCTCTCATCTGTGTTGTGACGGGGTTTTACCCTAAAGAAATCACTGTGGAGTGGATAATTGATGGAAAGAAACCCTTAGATGGGACATCAACAGGTCTCCTGCCAAATCATGACCAGACGTACCAAGTTCAAATGTCAATTGAGTTATCTGATGCTACACACAACTACTCCTGTCAAATAGAGCACAGCAGTCTTCAAGAGCCGATGGTCCTTACATGGG ATGGATCCTCAGGTATGGCCAATGAAAATTCTTCAAAGCACATTGGTTTGATTGCAGCACTTATTGTGGTGTTTATAGTAATAAtagttattttctgttttataatgaaacgtgtcatttaa